The Methanocella arvoryzae MRE50 genome includes a region encoding these proteins:
- a CDS encoding amylo-alpha-1,6-glucosidase, with protein MREAALEYEESHAVTDDITDALVIREGNITLVTEKNGNIPEGEEHGYGLYHRDCRFLSGYTSRLNDRLLLDILSSDERDYGSTVVMTNRAFTDDRGRPVKKNTITVLRDRIIPGMVRETISITNHNQFVVHASLTLKFEADFNDIFTIRGITGKQSGRLEKPAFNGNTLVFTYHGKDGRTRTTTIQFDPAPRCTDGHNCTYQLQLQPSRTYKLELHIHVEEKEEGTPKESHLSPMSGLTIEERLERIRASYAYTMECCGKFGTDNLIFNRIFLRSLADLRLLNMSSHGHIFHSAGVPWYDALFGRDSIISAIQSMPYEFSKAKSTLRLLARYQSRTYDDWKDAEPGKILHELRVGEKANLNEIPMIPYYGSVDSTPLFLILLAEYIGWTGEAGLFHELFEHVTAAMEWMDNYADPGDMGFASYIPRSPKGLSNHGWKDSKEAISRSDGTLARPPVALSEVQGYFYMAKVYMAILFERLGEREIARRLIHDAHEIKRKFNQHFWMSEKGFYAQAIDKDGLCDVISSNPLQCLWTGIVDSSRAEDMVKRMFEPDMFTGWGIRTLSSREKRYSPLGYHTGTVWPFDNSIIALGLCRYGFKEEANRLLTCMYEAASQYPRYRLPELFGGYDREHYSVPTRYPVACSPQAWSAGTIPYMLSAALGFIPNALDQRLTLIKPTLPAWVEALKIKDLTVGGIPVSLEFKRIGTDTMVNVPGETDLDVVVHY; from the coding sequence ATGCGTGAGGCCGCCCTGGAGTACGAAGAATCGCATGCCGTAACGGATGACATCACCGACGCCCTCGTAATAAGAGAGGGCAACATCACCCTGGTGACCGAGAAGAACGGCAACATACCTGAGGGAGAGGAACATGGATACGGGCTATACCACAGGGACTGCAGATTTCTCAGCGGGTACACCAGCCGCCTCAACGACAGGCTTCTACTGGACATCCTCTCCAGCGACGAGAGGGACTACGGGTCTACCGTCGTAATGACGAACAGGGCGTTTACCGACGACCGGGGCAGGCCAGTGAAGAAGAACACGATAACCGTGCTCAGGGATCGCATCATCCCCGGCATGGTCAGGGAGACCATCTCTATCACCAACCACAACCAGTTCGTCGTCCATGCCAGCCTGACCCTGAAATTCGAGGCGGACTTCAACGACATATTCACGATCAGAGGCATAACCGGAAAGCAGAGCGGCCGGCTGGAAAAGCCGGCCTTTAACGGGAACACTCTCGTATTTACATATCACGGGAAGGATGGCAGGACCCGCACTACCACGATACAATTCGACCCGGCCCCCAGATGTACAGACGGGCATAACTGCACGTATCAACTTCAGCTCCAGCCATCCCGGACTTACAAGCTGGAACTGCATATCCATGTGGAGGAGAAGGAGGAAGGAACGCCGAAGGAAAGCCATCTCAGTCCTATGAGCGGCCTGACCATCGAGGAGCGCCTGGAGAGAATCCGGGCATCCTACGCGTATACGATGGAATGCTGCGGCAAGTTCGGCACCGACAACCTCATCTTCAACCGTATTTTTCTCCGATCGCTGGCAGACCTCAGGCTCCTCAACATGAGCAGCCACGGGCACATCTTCCACTCAGCCGGCGTCCCGTGGTACGATGCCCTGTTCGGCAGGGACAGCATTATCTCCGCTATCCAGTCCATGCCCTACGAATTCAGCAAGGCTAAAAGCACCTTACGCCTCCTCGCCCGGTACCAGTCCAGGACTTACGACGACTGGAAAGACGCAGAGCCGGGCAAGATCCTGCACGAGCTGAGAGTGGGAGAAAAAGCGAACCTGAACGAGATCCCCATGATCCCATACTACGGAAGCGTGGACTCCACCCCTCTCTTCCTCATCCTGCTCGCCGAATACATCGGCTGGACGGGAGAAGCCGGCCTGTTCCACGAGCTTTTCGAGCACGTGACTGCAGCCATGGAATGGATGGACAACTACGCGGATCCCGGAGACATGGGCTTCGCATCATACATCCCCCGCTCCCCGAAAGGCCTCTCCAACCACGGGTGGAAGGACTCCAAAGAAGCTATCAGCAGATCCGATGGCACCCTCGCCAGGCCCCCGGTCGCGCTCTCAGAAGTACAGGGTTATTTCTACATGGCCAAAGTCTACATGGCGATCCTGTTCGAACGGCTGGGCGAGAGGGAGATCGCCAGGCGACTCATCCACGACGCCCACGAAATCAAGCGAAAGTTCAACCAGCACTTCTGGATGAGCGAAAAAGGATTCTACGCACAGGCGATCGATAAGGACGGCCTTTGCGACGTGATCTCCTCCAACCCCCTCCAGTGCCTCTGGACAGGCATCGTGGACAGCAGCCGGGCAGAAGACATGGTGAAGCGCATGTTCGAGCCGGACATGTTCACCGGCTGGGGCATAAGAACCCTGTCGTCCCGGGAGAAGAGGTATAGCCCGCTGGGCTACCACACAGGCACCGTCTGGCCTTTCGACAACTCGATCATAGCGCTGGGCCTGTGCAGGTACGGGTTCAAGGAAGAAGCTAACAGGCTGCTGACCTGCATGTACGAGGCGGCCAGCCAGTACCCCCGGTACCGGCTGCCCGAACTGTTCGGAGGCTACGACCGGGAGCACTACAGCGTGCCCACCCGATACCCGGTAGCCTGCAGCCCCCAGGCCTGGTCCGCAGGAACTATACCTTACATGCTGTCAGCAGCCCTGGGCTTCATCCCTAATGCACTAGACCAGAGGCTGACCCTGATCAAGCCCACCCTGCCCGCGTGGGTGGAAGCCCTGAAAATCAAGGACCTGACCGTCGGCGGCATCCCGGTCAGCCTCGAATTCAAACGCATCGGCACCGACACAATGGTCAACGTCCCCGGCGAGACAGACCTGGACGTCGTGGTGCACTACTGA